In a single window of the Halodesulfovibrio sp. MK-HDV genome:
- a CDS encoding sigma-54-dependent Fis family transcriptional regulator — protein sequence MVEHEAFVSPDKNNTPESRQALLKILEAATGMGHFGYRLSEVADVSSMLTEIAANVEAIHPFKTMAFLLVDEESHDFVMSWCSSKTEEASITDACRVLMEDHMFSWALRRNQPTTVTSEGLGDVLLHPLQTSSGPVGMFVGVLQGDEPAEDVSFYLLSMTLVAASIAIENFFLYKQLSESNSELEGKVTSRTEELSASNRQLRRTLQEKETYKQHLELLFSSMQDVMISVDPELTVQSINRAGEDLFGVMQDDVVGKLLPQVMPDLALRCDEFFHDVLSYGERIVEERVELLLDADARHIFMINCSPFASGADGQRGAMLMLRDITRLVSLEEQLQERRSFKNIIGTSKSMLNLYSMLENLVDLDTTVLVTGESGTGKELVAEALHHNGARANGPLVRVNCSALSENLLESELFGHVRGAFTGATKDKVGRFEAAEGGTIFLDEIGDVSLRIQVLLLRFLESHEFERVGDTVTRKANVRIVAATNADLQQRVAQGVFRSDLFYRLNVMNVHLPPLRERLDDLALLVQFFIDMFNDTLGVSISGLSEQVMQVFMNHPWPGNIRELKHTIEHASILARTGRITPDHLPVQILGADPLSSSDTVRYPPYGGGYGGGYGSHYSPQPLISPNAYMPASMQQARVPCHTVSVEEVQAAIASANGNKTAAAKLLGMGRATLYRKLKELGLG from the coding sequence ATGGTAGAGCATGAAGCATTTGTTTCTCCAGATAAAAACAATACTCCGGAGAGCCGGCAGGCGTTGTTAAAGATTCTGGAGGCAGCAACAGGAATGGGGCATTTTGGATATCGGCTAAGTGAAGTTGCCGATGTTTCAAGCATGCTCACAGAAATTGCTGCCAATGTAGAGGCTATCCACCCCTTTAAAACGATGGCATTTTTGCTGGTGGATGAAGAATCACATGATTTCGTTATGTCATGGTGTTCATCTAAAACAGAAGAAGCCAGCATTACCGATGCCTGCCGTGTGCTCATGGAAGACCATATGTTTTCCTGGGCGCTGCGTCGCAATCAGCCAACCACTGTTACCTCCGAAGGACTTGGAGACGTGTTGCTGCATCCACTGCAGACTTCTTCAGGGCCTGTGGGGATGTTTGTGGGCGTTTTGCAGGGCGATGAGCCGGCAGAAGATGTATCATTTTATCTCCTTTCTATGACGCTTGTTGCAGCAAGCATCGCCATTGAAAACTTTTTTCTCTACAAGCAGCTTTCTGAAAGCAACAGCGAACTGGAAGGAAAAGTTACCAGCCGTACAGAAGAATTGAGCGCTTCCAATAGACAGCTCAGACGTACTCTTCAAGAAAAAGAAACATACAAACAGCATTTAGAGCTGTTGTTCTCGTCCATGCAGGACGTGATGATTTCTGTTGATCCGGAACTTACCGTGCAAAGCATTAACCGTGCGGGTGAAGATTTGTTCGGTGTTATGCAGGATGATGTTGTGGGTAAGCTGCTGCCGCAGGTTATGCCTGACCTTGCATTGCGCTGTGATGAATTTTTCCACGACGTTCTTTCATACGGTGAACGCATCGTTGAAGAGCGAGTCGAGTTACTGTTAGATGCTGATGCGAGACATATCTTTATGATCAACTGCTCGCCGTTTGCATCCGGTGCTGATGGGCAACGTGGCGCTATGCTTATGCTGCGCGACATTACCCGCCTTGTTTCTCTGGAAGAACAGTTGCAGGAGCGACGTTCCTTCAAGAACATTATCGGTACCAGCAAAAGTATGCTCAACTTGTATTCAATGCTTGAAAACCTTGTTGATCTGGACACAACTGTTCTTGTTACCGGTGAATCCGGTACGGGCAAAGAGCTTGTGGCAGAAGCGTTGCACCATAATGGTGCCCGTGCAAACGGACCGCTTGTTCGTGTGAACTGCTCGGCATTGTCTGAAAATTTGCTGGAAAGCGAGTTGTTCGGCCATGTGCGCGGAGCATTTACCGGTGCAACCAAAGACAAGGTCGGTCGTTTTGAAGCCGCTGAAGGCGGTACAATTTTTCTTGATGAAATCGGTGACGTGTCATTACGTATTCAGGTTCTTTTGCTCAGATTCCTTGAGTCACACGAATTTGAACGCGTAGGTGATACTGTAACCCGTAAAGCTAACGTACGTATTGTGGCTGCAACCAATGCAGACTTGCAGCAGCGTGTGGCACAGGGCGTGTTCCGCTCAGATTTGTTTTACAGACTGAATGTTATGAACGTGCATCTTCCGCCGTTGCGTGAGCGTCTGGATGATTTGGCGCTGTTGGTGCAGTTCTTTATTGATATGTTCAACGATACGTTGGGGGTTTCGATCTCCGGTTTGTCAGAGCAAGTTATGCAAGTTTTCATGAACCATCCTTGGCCGGGTAATATTCGAGAATTGAAACATACTATCGAGCATGCTTCTATTCTTGCTCGAACCGGACGTATTACGCCGGATCACCTGCCAGTTCAGATCCTGGGTGCAGATCCGTTGTCCAGTTCTGATACTGTTCGTTATCCGCCGTACGGTGGTGGTTATGGCGGCGGGTATGGTTCACATTACTCCCCGCAGCCGCTCATCAGTCCGAATGCCTATATGCCAGCTTCCATGCAACAGGCGCGTGTGCCTTGTCATACCGTTTCTGTTGAAGAAGTTCAGGCGGCGATTGCTTCTGCTAATGGTAATAAAACAGCGGCAGCTAAATTGCTTGGTATGGGCAGAGCGACCTTGTACCGAAAATTAAAAGAACTTGGTTTGGGATAA
- the acs gene encoding acetate--CoA ligase, with translation MSQNNIISMQDEQRLFTPSKSVGVGTHIQSLEEYERQYKRSIEDNEGFWAGRANELIDWFSPFTSVLEADMDTPDIRWFTGGKLNVAHNCLDRHLGLGRKDKAALIWQGEPEGDVITFTYEELYEEVCKFANVLKKYGVGKGDRVALYMPMIPELSIAMLACVRIGAVHSIVFAGFSALSLQSRMIDCEAKVLVTADAVLRSGRVIPLKANADDALKSCPSVEHVVVVDRAGIAEQGKLEWTDERDIWWHQAMQQPDIKPFCECEPMDSEDPLFILYTSGSTGKPKGVVHTTGGYLTYTAHTSQWVFDIQESDVYWCTADIGWITGHSYIVYGPLSLGATTLMFEGVPSYPSPDRFWSIVEKFGVSIFYTAPTVIRALMREGTEWTQRHDLSSLRVLGSVGEPINPEAWMWYHDEIGKGKTPIVDTWWQTETGGIMIAALPFATPLKPGSATLPLPGVDARIVRSDGTDAEPNEGGHLVIRKPWPGMLRGVFGDPERYKSTYFEKFPGMYESGDGARVDSDGYFWIMGRLDDVINVSGHRMGTAEIESALVAHPTVAEAAVVGMPHAIKGESIYAYVTLKADEDETEELRALLRTWVRKEIGPIATPEVLQFAEELPKTRSGKIMRRILRKIASGSTGDFGDTSTLADPSVITELVEGRTELTGS, from the coding sequence ATGAGCCAAAACAACATCATTTCCATGCAAGATGAGCAGCGTCTGTTCACCCCTTCAAAATCCGTAGGCGTAGGAACTCATATCCAGTCCCTGGAAGAATATGAGCGTCAGTATAAGCGCTCTATTGAAGACAATGAAGGGTTCTGGGCGGGACGGGCAAATGAATTGATTGACTGGTTCTCCCCGTTCACCAGTGTGCTTGAAGCAGACATGGACACACCGGACATCCGCTGGTTTACCGGCGGCAAGTTGAACGTTGCCCATAACTGTCTTGATAGACATCTGGGACTTGGTCGTAAGGATAAAGCAGCTCTTATCTGGCAAGGGGAGCCGGAAGGAGATGTAATTACATTCACGTATGAGGAACTCTACGAAGAAGTATGTAAATTTGCTAACGTGTTAAAAAAATACGGAGTAGGCAAAGGCGACCGAGTAGCCTTGTACATGCCGATGATTCCGGAATTATCCATTGCCATGCTTGCCTGTGTTCGTATTGGTGCAGTGCATTCAATCGTTTTTGCGGGCTTTTCTGCCCTCAGCCTGCAAAGTCGTATGATAGATTGTGAAGCAAAAGTGCTTGTTACCGCAGATGCTGTTTTACGCTCCGGTCGCGTAATTCCCCTTAAAGCAAATGCAGACGACGCACTGAAATCCTGCCCGAGTGTTGAACACGTTGTTGTTGTAGACCGTGCAGGTATTGCAGAACAAGGCAAACTGGAATGGACGGACGAGCGGGATATCTGGTGGCATCAGGCAATGCAACAGCCTGACATCAAGCCTTTCTGCGAGTGCGAGCCTATGGATTCTGAAGATCCGTTGTTTATTCTTTATACAAGTGGATCAACAGGAAAACCAAAAGGCGTTGTGCATACTACTGGCGGGTACCTTACCTATACAGCACACACATCACAGTGGGTTTTTGATATTCAAGAATCTGACGTGTACTGGTGTACCGCTGATATCGGCTGGATTACCGGTCATTCTTACATAGTATATGGCCCGTTGTCCCTCGGTGCCACAACCCTTATGTTTGAAGGTGTTCCAAGCTATCCTAGCCCGGACCGTTTCTGGAGCATCGTAGAAAAATTCGGCGTTTCTATTTTCTACACTGCCCCGACAGTTATCCGCGCCCTTATGCGCGAAGGGACAGAGTGGACCCAACGCCACGACCTTTCTTCATTGCGGGTACTTGGATCCGTTGGTGAACCGATTAACCCTGAAGCATGGATGTGGTATCACGATGAAATAGGCAAAGGTAAAACTCCTATCGTTGATACCTGGTGGCAGACAGAGACAGGCGGCATTATGATTGCTGCACTCCCGTTTGCAACTCCATTGAAACCGGGGTCTGCGACCCTTCCACTTCCGGGAGTTGATGCTCGGATCGTGCGTTCTGACGGAACAGATGCTGAGCCGAATGAAGGTGGACATCTTGTTATCCGTAAACCATGGCCGGGTATGCTTCGCGGCGTATTTGGTGATCCGGAACGCTACAAAAGCACCTATTTTGAAAAATTCCCCGGAATGTATGAATCCGGTGATGGTGCTCGCGTAGATAGTGACGGCTATTTCTGGATCATGGGACGCCTTGATGACGTAATCAACGTATCCGGCCACCGTATGGGCACAGCTGAAATTGAATCAGCACTGGTTGCTCATCCTACGGTTGCAGAGGCAGCAGTAGTAGGAATGCCGCACGCTATCAAAGGTGAAAGCATTTATGCCTACGTGACCTTAAAGGCAGATGAAGATGAGACTGAAGAATTGCGCGCGTTACTTCGCACCTGGGTTCGAAAAGAAATCGGACCGATTGCTACGCCGGAAGTATTGCAGTTTGCAGAAGAACTGCCAAAAACTCGAAGTGGTAAAATTATGCGGAGAATTTTGCGGAAAATTGCTTCAGGAAGTACTGGCGATTTTGGTGACACATCCACTTTGGCCGACCCAAGTGTCATCACCGAACTCGTTGAGGGTCGTACAGAACTGACTGGAAGCTAG
- a CDS encoding bifunctional acetate--CoA ligase family protein/GNAT family N-acetyltransferase has translation MSHSTLKQMFRPTSVVIIGASEESGTPACDCMQNLLGGTFLGPILPVVTQPDSPDTIFGQPVYTAIDTLPITPDLAIICVDADEVPFYIEELGKRGTQNAILFSSGFSRFNTKQATRKRERLVALAHKFSVRLLGPNGLGFINPSLGINASLASSPFTTGKVAFVTQSDSLFTSVLDWAVSKSLGFSHVISLGDVLDVGFSEVLDYLNRDMNTRAVLLYLESVANAREFMSAARALSRSKPVIVVKAGKFHAAEQAVAAHTGMILGADEVYEAAFKRAGMLRMDSIDSVFDTIQALAWSKPLKGKRLAIVTNGGAPAFIATDLLLKGGGELAELTDEACQHLDDALGSSWSYWNPLVIDAKADADMYASAIKPLLRDSSVDGILVLHIPTAGVDSAAIAEQVVKTCKRSKKVILTSWLGGGDGDIARNIFFKAKVPSYVTPDSAVRTFLYLVQYRSNQIKLAEAPESRPDSKTDVLKSRAIVLQALEEKRQMLTVQEVEALLAAYDINCITTRSADSVEQIAAIADEVGYPLAIKVISPDIFRKSQVGGVMLDIQDSAEATAAAESIVMNVAQYQPSARINGFAVQRMTQRLRGVELSIEIETDPQFGPVIRFGQGGSLAHIIQDTQTELLPLNMSLAKELVASTHVSKQLVGNKTVTGVDTQAVYEMLVSISQMLIDIPEVFELEINPVQADSRGAFVFDAAVRVAWTDMGGADQLAICPYPAELEEIIQVGDDLTVRLRPIRPEDEHAHWGFVENLSPQDRRFRFFGNVGELPRSEMVKLTQIDYDREMAFIVQTIPEDGKEPLTIGSARAMISTDNETSEFAVVVRSDWKRKGLGRMLMAHLVNYLRSRNTKQITGEALGDNKNMVELARSLGFVVSKDFDDDTYHFTLDLKDEEPDDGL, from the coding sequence GTGAGTCATTCGACGCTAAAACAGATGTTTCGACCGACCTCTGTGGTAATAATTGGTGCTTCTGAAGAGTCTGGAACCCCTGCCTGTGACTGTATGCAAAACTTGCTCGGCGGTACGTTTCTGGGACCAATACTTCCGGTTGTGACACAGCCGGATTCGCCGGATACCATTTTCGGTCAGCCCGTTTACACCGCCATTGATACACTCCCTATTACACCGGACCTTGCCATCATTTGCGTTGATGCAGACGAGGTTCCTTTTTACATAGAAGAGCTTGGTAAGCGTGGAACACAGAACGCAATTCTGTTTTCTTCCGGTTTTTCACGGTTCAACACAAAGCAGGCTACTCGTAAGCGTGAACGACTCGTTGCGCTGGCGCATAAATTTTCTGTACGGTTGCTGGGGCCTAACGGGCTCGGCTTCATCAACCCCTCCCTCGGCATTAATGCCAGTCTTGCTTCATCTCCTTTTACCACGGGCAAAGTTGCCTTTGTCACACAGTCAGATTCCTTGTTTACCTCCGTGCTCGATTGGGCAGTGTCCAAATCTCTTGGCTTTTCTCACGTAATTTCTCTCGGAGATGTGCTTGATGTGGGCTTCAGTGAAGTGCTGGATTATTTGAACAGAGACATGAATACCCGTGCCGTGCTGCTGTACCTTGAGTCAGTTGCCAATGCTCGCGAGTTTATGTCTGCTGCGCGTGCACTTTCGCGGTCAAAGCCTGTCATCGTTGTTAAAGCGGGCAAATTCCATGCGGCAGAGCAAGCTGTGGCTGCACATACAGGTATGATTCTGGGTGCGGACGAAGTGTACGAAGCCGCATTCAAACGAGCCGGTATGCTTCGGATGGATTCCATTGATTCTGTTTTCGACACCATTCAGGCGCTTGCATGGTCAAAGCCGCTGAAAGGTAAACGGTTGGCTATTGTCACAAACGGTGGAGCACCGGCATTTATTGCGACTGACCTGTTGCTAAAGGGAGGCGGAGAGCTTGCTGAGCTGACAGATGAAGCGTGTCAGCATTTGGATGACGCACTTGGAAGCAGTTGGTCGTATTGGAATCCACTAGTAATTGATGCCAAGGCTGATGCAGACATGTACGCAAGCGCTATTAAACCGCTGCTGCGTGACAGTTCTGTGGATGGCATCCTTGTGTTGCATATCCCTACAGCCGGTGTGGACAGTGCTGCTATTGCTGAACAGGTAGTGAAAACCTGCAAGCGCAGTAAAAAGGTAATCCTTACAAGCTGGCTTGGTGGAGGCGATGGTGACATAGCGCGAAACATATTTTTTAAGGCAAAGGTGCCTTCCTACGTTACGCCGGACAGTGCTGTGCGTACCTTCCTGTATCTTGTGCAGTACAGGAGTAACCAGATTAAGCTGGCGGAAGCACCAGAGTCGCGGCCTGATAGCAAAACAGACGTGTTGAAAAGTCGTGCGATTGTTTTGCAGGCGCTCGAAGAGAAGCGTCAGATGCTTACCGTGCAGGAAGTTGAAGCATTACTTGCGGCCTACGACATTAACTGCATCACTACACGCAGTGCAGATTCAGTAGAGCAGATTGCAGCCATTGCAGATGAGGTGGGGTATCCGCTGGCGATAAAAGTGATCTCGCCGGATATTTTCCGTAAGTCACAGGTCGGCGGGGTTATGCTGGATATTCAGGATAGCGCTGAAGCCACAGCCGCTGCTGAATCTATAGTAATGAATGTTGCCCAGTATCAACCATCCGCACGCATTAACGGGTTTGCAGTCCAGCGAATGACGCAGCGTTTGCGTGGGGTAGAGCTTTCTATCGAAATCGAAACTGATCCGCAGTTCGGTCCTGTTATCCGTTTCGGGCAGGGTGGCTCCTTGGCTCATATTATACAGGATACGCAAACAGAGTTGCTACCGTTGAATATGAGCCTTGCAAAAGAGCTTGTAGCCTCTACACATGTGAGCAAGCAACTTGTAGGTAACAAAACAGTTACAGGCGTGGATACGCAGGCTGTATATGAAATGCTTGTATCTATTTCACAGATGTTGATTGATATACCGGAAGTTTTTGAATTAGAGATTAATCCCGTGCAGGCAGATTCCCGTGGAGCGTTTGTTTTCGATGCTGCTGTTCGTGTGGCATGGACAGATATGGGTGGTGCAGATCAACTTGCAATTTGCCCGTACCCTGCTGAACTGGAAGAAATCATACAAGTGGGCGATGACCTGACTGTTCGTCTCCGTCCGATTCGGCCTGAGGATGAACACGCCCACTGGGGTTTTGTGGAGAACCTCAGTCCGCAGGACAGGCGTTTCAGGTTCTTTGGTAATGTTGGCGAGTTGCCGCGTTCTGAAATGGTTAAGCTGACACAGATTGACTACGACAGGGAGATGGCGTTCATTGTTCAGACTATTCCTGAAGATGGAAAAGAGCCGCTTACCATCGGGTCTGCCCGTGCTATGATTTCAACGGACAATGAAACCTCTGAGTTTGCAGTGGTTGTTCGTAGTGACTGGAAGCGCAAGGGGCTGGGGCGCATGTTAATGGCGCACCTCGTGAATTATCTGCGCTCCCGTAATACAAAGCAGATTACAGGCGAAGCTCTTGGCGATAACAAGAATATGGTCGAGCTTGCGCGATCCCTTGGGTTTGTGGTTTCAAAAGATTTTGATGACGATACGTATCACTTCACACTGGATTTAAAAGATGAAGAGCCTGACGACGGGCTATAG
- a CDS encoding HU family DNA-binding protein — MNKSELVKLMAEDHNLSKDEAVLLVNVFFDSIREALVEEGRVEIRGFGSFKVKEYKGYKGRNPKTGESVKVSPKKLPVFRAGKELKEMVNK; from the coding sequence GTGAATAAAAGCGAACTTGTTAAGTTGATGGCTGAGGATCATAACCTGTCTAAAGATGAAGCAGTACTGCTTGTGAATGTCTTTTTTGACAGCATTCGTGAAGCTCTTGTCGAAGAAGGCAGAGTTGAAATTCGTGGATTTGGTTCTTTTAAAGTGAAAGAGTACAAGGGATACAAAGGCCGTAACCCTAAAACTGGTGAAAGTGTGAAGGTATCTCCTAAAAAGTTACCTGTTTTCCGTGCAGGGAAAGAACTCAAAGAAATGGTTAATAAATAG
- a CDS encoding DUF523 and DUF1722 domain-containing protein gives MQDTKKIRIGISSCLLGNPVRFDGGHKKDLWLVNTLGEYVEYVPVCPEVEMGLGIPREAMRLVGEPEDPRLVTNKTFLDHTAQMKEFSAQRVQELENEHLCGFVFKRASPSSGMERVKVYKDVDPKEAKNAGPPSLKGIGVFARAFMEHFPLLPVEEEGRLCDAPFRENFIEQIFALQRWREMLKQPFAYRNLVEFHTRQKLLLMSHSVEHYRSMGSLVAHGKQMDTLEMLQQYQNELLTTLKIKTTVKKHTNVLQHIAGYFKKALSADEKKEFQEVIEQYHSQLVPLIVPLTLCNHYVRKYDEEYLSSQWYLKPHPIELKLRNHV, from the coding sequence ATGCAGGACACAAAAAAAATTCGCATTGGCATTTCTTCCTGCCTACTTGGCAACCCTGTCCGCTTTGATGGCGGGCATAAAAAAGATTTATGGCTTGTAAATACGCTAGGGGAATATGTTGAATACGTCCCAGTGTGTCCTGAGGTTGAAATGGGTCTCGGCATCCCTCGAGAAGCAATGCGCCTTGTAGGAGAACCTGAAGACCCGAGACTTGTTACAAACAAAACATTTCTGGATCACACCGCACAAATGAAAGAATTTTCGGCGCAACGAGTTCAAGAACTTGAAAATGAACACTTGTGTGGATTCGTCTTTAAACGTGCATCCCCTTCCAGCGGCATGGAGCGGGTAAAAGTATATAAAGATGTTGATCCAAAAGAAGCTAAAAACGCCGGCCCACCAAGCTTAAAAGGTATCGGAGTCTTTGCCAGAGCCTTTATGGAACACTTTCCGCTACTTCCTGTAGAAGAAGAAGGAAGACTTTGCGATGCACCGTTTCGTGAGAATTTTATTGAACAAATCTTTGCCCTTCAACGTTGGAGGGAAATGCTCAAGCAACCATTTGCGTACCGTAATTTGGTAGAATTCCATACCCGCCAGAAGTTGCTGCTCATGTCCCATAGCGTCGAGCACTACCGTTCCATGGGTTCATTGGTAGCACACGGTAAGCAAATGGACACGCTAGAAATGCTTCAGCAGTACCAGAACGAATTACTGACTACCCTTAAAATAAAAACAACGGTCAAAAAACATACAAACGTATTACAACATATCGCCGGATATTTTAAAAAAGCGCTCTCAGCTGACGAAAAAAAGGAATTTCAGGAAGTTATCGAACAATACCATTCCCAATTAGTGCCTCTTATTGTTCCGCTGACTCTGTGCAACCATTATGTCCGAAAATATGATGAAGAATATTTGTCATCGCAATGGTATTTGAAGCCACATCCAATAGAATTGAAGCTACGAAACCACGTTTAA
- a CDS encoding HAD family phosphatase gives MTTELTQPIDVVFFDFSGVLADEGFVEGLRKIAARNGFDQDEFQSVVTEICYEGGYATGKATEAEFWEEVRKKTGLVEQSELLHLEILTGFAVRLWMLEVVDVIRASGVKTAILSDHTNWLEDLDFEHSIYSHFDRVFNSYREGISKRSHDYFHYALRAMDVTPERSLFVDDNPSNLLRAGEIGIQTLLYDEHDKVLERLQALFPNVIFPTV, from the coding sequence ATGACCACTGAACTGACTCAACCAATAGATGTTGTATTTTTTGACTTCAGCGGCGTGTTAGCTGATGAAGGTTTTGTGGAAGGGTTGCGTAAAATTGCTGCGCGTAACGGTTTTGATCAGGACGAATTTCAGTCTGTAGTTACCGAAATTTGTTATGAGGGCGGCTACGCGACTGGCAAAGCAACTGAAGCGGAGTTTTGGGAAGAAGTACGCAAAAAGACAGGTTTAGTTGAGCAAAGCGAACTGCTGCATCTGGAAATTCTGACAGGATTTGCTGTGCGATTATGGATGCTTGAAGTTGTGGATGTTATTCGCGCAAGCGGTGTAAAAACAGCCATTTTAAGCGATCATACGAACTGGCTCGAAGATCTCGACTTTGAACATTCTATTTATTCCCATTTTGATCGGGTGTTTAATTCGTACCGTGAAGGTATCTCCAAACGTTCTCATGATTATTTTCATTACGCCTTGCGTGCAATGGATGTGACTCCTGAACGCTCTTTATTTGTAGATGATAATCCATCGAATTTATTGCGTGCTGGTGAAATTGGAATACAGACACTGCTGTACGATGAACATGACAAAGTGCTCGAACGTCTTCAGGCGTTATTCCCGAATGTCATTTTCCCTACTGTATAA
- a CDS encoding phosphatidylserine decarboxylase family protein codes for MRKATSGLTPEGIPSLVLTGLGTLAFAIMGCWVLSTVFFILFWFSLHFFRDPERVTPTAKGLAVSPADGKVIKITPMEDPFTGERRMCVCVFMNVFSVHVNRSPIEGTVRGIKYFSGKYFNAAWDKASSDNERCAYDLEHADGSRWTMVQIAGLIARRIVCRVDEGDALTRGERYGMIKFGSRVDLYLPEGYAPSVAIGEQVFAGETVIASKDEK; via the coding sequence ATGAGAAAAGCAACAAGCGGCCTTACCCCGGAAGGTATTCCTTCTTTAGTGTTGACCGGTCTTGGTACCCTTGCATTTGCCATTATGGGCTGCTGGGTACTCTCCACTGTATTTTTTATTCTTTTCTGGTTCAGCCTGCACTTCTTCCGTGATCCGGAACGTGTGACACCAACCGCTAAAGGCCTTGCTGTAAGCCCTGCTGACGGCAAAGTAATTAAAATTACTCCAATGGAAGACCCGTTTACTGGTGAGCGTCGTATGTGTGTTTGTGTTTTCATGAACGTTTTTAGCGTACATGTGAACCGCTCCCCGATTGAAGGCACTGTTCGAGGTATTAAATATTTCTCCGGAAAGTACTTCAATGCCGCATGGGACAAGGCTTCAAGCGACAATGAACGTTGTGCATATGACCTTGAGCATGCCGATGGCAGCCGATGGACAATGGTACAGATTGCAGGCCTTATTGCTCGCAGAATTGTGTGCCGTGTTGACGAAGGAGATGCGTTAACCCGTGGAGAACGTTACGGAATGATCAAGTTTGGTTCTCGGGTTGACCTTTACTTACCAGAGGGCTATGCTCCCTCCGTTGCTATTGGTGAGCAGGTTTTTGCAGGTGAAACTGTAATTGCCAGCAAAGACGAAAAGTAA
- the pssA gene encoding CDP-diacylglycerol--serine O-phosphatidyltransferase, giving the protein MDQSKARKGIYILPNLFTTASLFSGFMGLIWASTGKFELCAAAIIFSAIMDGLDGKVARLTGTASEFGVQYDSLCDLVAFGLVPAFMMYSMYLNQFNRLGIAVAFLFAACAALRLARFNVSTAVVPKKFFIGLPSPAGGCALAAFVFFTQYIPAELSSIVPAFALGLTFVSAFSMVSRVRYFSFKEYGFVKARPFSTLVSAILIFTLIVSEPKLLGFIIIGGYIISGPVYTFLFLSRRSNKLLGDLSES; this is encoded by the coding sequence ATGGATCAATCAAAAGCCCGTAAGGGTATTTACATTTTGCCTAACCTTTTCACCACCGCGAGTCTTTTTTCAGGATTCATGGGGTTGATCTGGGCATCTACGGGCAAATTTGAGCTGTGTGCTGCTGCTATTATATTCTCCGCTATCATGGACGGCTTAGATGGTAAGGTTGCACGTCTTACTGGCACTGCCAGTGAATTTGGTGTGCAGTACGACTCATTGTGTGACCTCGTAGCGTTTGGTCTCGTACCAGCCTTTATGATGTACTCAATGTACCTTAACCAGTTCAACCGTCTTGGCATTGCCGTCGCATTCTTGTTTGCAGCATGTGCTGCTCTCAGATTGGCGCGTTTCAACGTATCCACAGCAGTGGTTCCTAAGAAGTTCTTTATCGGACTTCCTTCACCTGCTGGCGGCTGTGCACTTGCTGCTTTCGTATTCTTTACCCAGTACATCCCTGCTGAACTCTCTAGTATTGTCCCTGCGTTTGCGTTGGGTCTTACTTTTGTTTCAGCTTTCTCAATGGTTAGCCGCGTACGTTACTTCTCCTTTAAGGAGTATGGTTTCGTTAAGGCTCGTCCATTTAGCACCCTTGTGTCTGCTATTCTAATATTTACGCTAATAGTTAGCGAGCCGAAGCTACTAGGCTTCATTATTATTGGCGGCTATATTATTAGCGGACCTGTGTATACATTCCTATTTCTATCACGCAGGTCCAATAAGTTACTGGGTGACCTTTCCGAGAGCTAA